A stretch of Halanaerobiales bacterium DNA encodes these proteins:
- a CDS encoding HAD-IC family P-type ATPase, with translation MNIEKIKKYLKIDDNDGLSDKEAKKRLKNHGKNKLKKSKGISPLEVFIDQFKDIIVILLLAASIIAFLIGDYVEGVAVLAVILINAIFGFITEYNAEKSLEALKEMVSLKAKVRRNGKIKEIDAEKVVPGDILIIDEGDRVSADARLIKADKLQLNESVLTGEAETVSKKSSFIAEEDTALAERKNMIYMGTSVTRGNGEALVTATGSETEMGQISNLLDETESDKTPLEERLDTMGKALVKLTLVIAVIVTGIGILVGKPVIEMLKTGIALAIAAVPEGLPIVATITLAVGMKKMVENNALVRRLPAVETLGSTTIICSDKTGTITENQMTLKNIYLGNNDIEVGGTGYKPEGSFYLKNGKEMSSQVKEDLSLFLKASSLCSNATLTKDSDQWKIIGDPTEGALVTAAQKYGFNKEENDNYQRLEEIPFDSEQKYMAVSYQYKDDDNYVFVKGAPSVVLEMCNYELINGEKINLSSERIDELKNKNIEMAKSGLRLLAVAYDSAGKADSEDKIENRINSGLIFLGLAGIMDPPREEVVSSIKEAQTAGIITKMITGDQNDTALSIAEKVGIQNANKASISGQEIDKMTEDELSESIESNSVFSRVSPKNKLQIIESLNKKNEITAMTGDGVNDAPALKKADIGVAMGKRGTSVAKSASDMVLLDDSFSTIVKAIKEGRAIFDNIQKFIYYLFSSNLSEIIFIFLGIVLQVPMPLLALQILWLNLVVDVFPALSLGWETEEKDIMKRPPRDPDKSILTNKFKKKILFHSTIIALGPLITFLIVLNNGHSIELSRTVSFAVLSFTQLFHVFNARRKNGFGFDKTVFKNFYLWPAIALSIFFQLIAVYNPFLQNILSTKAIPLNMWPGISLGFIIPIVIIQILNIKNRN, from the coding sequence ATGAATATAGAAAAAATAAAAAAATATTTAAAAATTGATGATAATGATGGTTTATCAGATAAAGAAGCAAAAAAACGTTTAAAAAATCATGGTAAAAATAAATTAAAAAAATCAAAAGGTATTTCTCCTTTAGAAGTATTTATAGATCAATTTAAAGATATAATTGTTATTTTGCTTTTAGCAGCTTCTATAATAGCATTTTTAATTGGTGATTATGTTGAAGGTGTTGCTGTTTTAGCAGTTATTTTAATTAATGCGATATTTGGTTTTATTACTGAGTATAATGCTGAAAAATCATTAGAAGCATTAAAAGAGATGGTGTCTCTAAAAGCAAAAGTTAGAAGAAATGGTAAAATTAAAGAAATTGATGCAGAAAAAGTTGTCCCCGGAGATATTCTTATAATTGATGAAGGAGACAGAGTTAGTGCTGATGCAAGGTTAATAAAAGCAGATAAATTACAATTAAATGAATCAGTTTTAACTGGTGAAGCAGAAACCGTTTCCAAAAAAAGTTCCTTTATTGCTGAAGAAGATACTGCTTTAGCTGAGAGAAAAAATATGATTTATATGGGAACATCAGTTACAAGAGGTAATGGAGAGGCTTTAGTAACTGCTACTGGTTCTGAAACTGAAATGGGACAGATTAGTAATCTTTTAGATGAAACTGAAAGCGATAAAACCCCATTAGAAGAAAGACTGGATACAATGGGCAAAGCACTTGTAAAATTAACTTTAGTTATTGCAGTTATTGTGACTGGTATTGGGATTTTAGTTGGTAAACCTGTCATAGAAATGTTAAAAACAGGAATTGCTCTGGCAATTGCAGCAGTACCTGAAGGTTTACCAATAGTTGCAACAATTACTTTAGCAGTTGGCATGAAAAAAATGGTGGAAAATAATGCTTTAGTTAGACGCTTGCCTGCAGTAGAAACTTTAGGTTCAACAACAATAATATGTTCAGATAAAACTGGTACTATAACTGAAAATCAAATGACATTAAAAAACATATATTTAGGTAATAATGATATTGAAGTAGGTGGGACAGGTTATAAACCAGAAGGAAGTTTTTATTTAAAAAATGGGAAAGAGATGTCTTCTCAAGTAAAAGAGGATTTATCATTATTTTTAAAAGCTTCCAGTCTTTGTAGTAATGCAACTTTAACAAAAGATAGTGATCAATGGAAAATAATAGGTGATCCAACAGAAGGTGCTTTAGTAACAGCTGCTCAAAAGTATGGTTTTAATAAAGAAGAAAATGATAATTATCAAAGGTTAGAGGAAATTCCGTTTGATTCTGAACAAAAATACATGGCTGTTTCTTATCAATATAAAGATGATGATAACTATGTATTTGTTAAAGGTGCACCATCAGTAGTTTTGGAAATGTGTAATTATGAATTAATTAATGGAGAAAAAATAAATTTAAGTTCTGAAAGAATAGATGAATTGAAGAATAAAAATATTGAAATGGCTAAAAGTGGTTTGCGTTTATTAGCTGTTGCTTATGATAGTGCTGGAAAAGCAGATTCAGAGGATAAGATAGAAAATAGAATTAATTCAGGTTTAATATTTTTAGGTTTAGCCGGAATTATGGATCCGCCTAGAGAAGAAGTAGTATCATCTATAAAAGAAGCTCAAACAGCTGGAATTATAACAAAAATGATTACTGGAGATCAAAATGATACAGCATTATCAATAGCTGAAAAAGTAGGAATTCAAAATGCTAACAAAGCTTCAATTTCTGGTCAGGAAATTGACAAAATGACAGAAGATGAACTTAGTGAAAGTATTGAAAGTAATTCTGTATTTTCTCGAGTTTCTCCAAAAAATAAACTACAAATTATTGAATCATTAAATAAGAAAAATGAAATTACTGCTATGACTGGAGATGGTGTTAATGATGCTCCAGCCTTAAAAAAAGCTGATATTGGAGTAGCGATGGGTAAAAGAGGCACTTCAGTTGCTAAAAGTGCTTCAGATATGGTATTATTAGATGACAGTTTTAGTACAATTGTTAAGGCAATTAAAGAGGGAAGAGCTATATTTGATAATATTCAGAAATTTATCTACTATTTATTTTCAAGTAATTTAAGTGAAATTATTTTTATATTTTTAGGTATTGTTTTACAGGTTCCAATGCCATTACTTGCTTTGCAAATTTTATGGCTTAATTTGGTTGTTGATGTATTTCCTGCTTTATCATTAGGCTGGGAAACAGAAGAAAAAGATATAATGAAAAGACCACCTCGAGATCCTGATAAATCTATCCTTACTAATAAATTTAAGAAAAAAATATTATTTCATAGTACAATAATAGCTTTAGGTCCTCTTATAACTTTTCTTATAGTTTTAAATAATGGTCATTCAATTGAATTAAGTAGAACTGTAAGTTTTGCAGTATTATCTTTTACTCAATTATTCCATGTGTTTAATGCCAGGAGAAAAAATGGGTTTGGTTTTGATAAAACTGTATTTAAAAATTTTTATTTATGGCCAGCTATAGCATTAAGTATATTTTTTCAACTTATAGCAGTCTATAATCCTTTTTTGCAAAATATATTATCAACTAAAGCAATACCACTAAATATGTGGCCGGGAATTTCTCTTGGATTTATTATTCCAATAGTAATAATTCAAATATTAAATATAAAAAATAGAAATTAG
- a CDS encoding GNAT family N-acetyltransferase, with protein MEIKYLADSKENIQKVINWLYGQWGHNYEYGKKVWTERVNNRLDKKTVPTTFVAIENGDAVGTASLIEHDMDTRKDLTPWLADVYVKKENRGMGIASKLVNRVIEEAKEIGISKLYLYSREAEGLYKKLGWKVIERTNYYGDEVPIMIYEID; from the coding sequence ATGGAAATTAAATATTTAGCAGATAGTAAAGAAAATATTCAAAAAGTAATAAACTGGTTATATGGTCAATGGGGCCATAATTATGAATATGGTAAAAAAGTCTGGACAGAAAGGGTTAATAATCGTTTGGATAAAAAGACTGTTCCTACAACTTTTGTAGCTATAGAAAATGGAGATGCAGTTGGAACTGCCTCACTTATAGAACATGATATGGATACAAGAAAAGACTTAACTCCCTGGCTGGCAGATGTTTATGTTAAAAAAGAAAATAGAGGTATGGGTATAGCTTCAAAATTAGTAAACAGAGTTATTGAGGAAGCAAAAGAAATAGGGATTTCCAAATTATATTTATATAGTAGAGAAGCAGAAGGATTATATAAGAAATTAGGCTGGAAAGTAATAGAAAGAACCAACTATTATGGAGATGAAGTTCCAATAATGATATATGAAATTGACTAA
- the ychF gene encoding redox-regulated ATPase YchF, producing MKIGIVGLPNVGKSTLFNAMTQVQADAENYPFCTIDPNIGVVKVPDERLEVLNEMYEPKKKTPTMIEFVDIAGLVKGASEGEGLGNQFLAHIREVDAIAQVVRCFTNEDIAHVDGELGPKRDIETINTELMLADLTTVEKRLEKAERKAKSGAKEDLKEVEELKKLKNALETGKNIRELQFNDITNNLIKELQLLSAKPIIYVCNINENEINNPEDNKYVKEVKEHAQEEGAGVVKISAEIEADIAELDDEDKELFLDDLGLKQSGLDTLIKEGYDLLDLITFFTAGKKEVRAWTVKRGSTAPEAAGKIHTDMQRGFIRAEVVSYKDLIKAGSIADARDEGYLRLEGKDYIVKDGDVCFFRFNV from the coding sequence ATGAAGATTGGTATCGTTGGTTTACCTAATGTAGGTAAATCCACATTATTTAATGCAATGACTCAAGTACAGGCAGATGCAGAAAATTATCCATTTTGTACTATAGACCCTAATATCGGTGTTGTAAAAGTTCCTGATGAAAGATTAGAAGTTTTAAATGAAATGTATGAACCAAAAAAGAAAACACCAACAATGATAGAATTTGTTGATATTGCAGGACTGGTAAAAGGTGCTAGTGAAGGAGAGGGTCTTGGTAATCAATTTTTAGCTCATATTCGAGAAGTTGATGCTATAGCTCAAGTGGTTAGATGTTTTACTAATGAAGATATTGCCCATGTTGATGGTGAACTCGGACCAAAAAGAGATATTGAAACAATAAATACTGAATTGATGTTAGCAGATCTTACTACAGTTGAGAAAAGATTAGAAAAAGCTGAAAGAAAAGCGAAAAGTGGTGCAAAAGAAGATTTGAAAGAAGTTGAAGAACTAAAAAAATTAAAAAATGCTTTAGAAACTGGTAAAAATATAAGAGAACTTCAATTTAATGATATTACCAATAATTTAATAAAAGAATTACAATTACTCTCAGCTAAACCGATAATATACGTTTGTAATATCAATGAAAATGAAATTAATAATCCGGAAGATAATAAATATGTAAAAGAAGTAAAAGAACATGCTCAAGAAGAGGGAGCAGGAGTTGTAAAAATAAGTGCAGAAATAGAAGCAGATATTGCTGAATTAGATGATGAAGATAAAGAATTATTTTTAGATGATCTAGGTTTAAAACAATCAGGTCTTGATACTTTAATAAAAGAAGGGTATGATCTTTTAGATTTAATTACATTTTTTACCGCCGGAAAAAAGGAAGTTAGAGCCTGGACCGTAAAAAGAGGATCAACTGCTCCAGAAGCCGCTGGAAAAATCCATACAGATATGCAAAGAGGTTTTATTAGAGCAGAAGTAGTAAGTTATAAAGATCTAATAAAAGCTGGTTCTATTGCCGATGCAAGAGATGAAGGATATTTAAGGTTAGAAGGTAAAGATTATATTGTCAAAGATGGAGATGTATGTTTCTTTAGATTTAATGTCTAA
- a CDS encoding DUF3006 domain-containing protein, giving the protein MLIIDRFEDEIAIIESSEGKCELPKSELPPESEEGDVLKITVDKSKTSSRKEAIKELSKKLFE; this is encoded by the coding sequence ATGCTTATTATTGATCGTTTTGAAGATGAAATAGCAATTATTGAAAGTTCTGAAGGTAAATGTGAATTACCCAAAAGTGAATTACCTCCTGAAAGTGAAGAAGGAGACGTTTTAAAAATAACTGTTGATAAAAGTAAAACTTCATCTAGAAAAGAAGCTATAAAAGAACTGAGCAAAAAATTATTTGAATAG
- a CDS encoding 4Fe-4S binding protein — translation MKKRGKGQGRRNKGLGPQGKCVCPDCGTEIAHQRGIPCYEQKCPECGSTMVRAELANENIRENNQSAHTSSNDSIPTINQEKCTGCGQCINTCPFDAISLVNGKAEIDSSLCRSCNKCIRSCPVRAITS, via the coding sequence ATGAAAAAAAGAGGTAAAGGACAGGGGCGAAGAAATAAAGGACTGGGTCCTCAGGGAAAATGTGTTTGTCCTGATTGTGGAACAGAAATTGCTCATCAACGAGGAATCCCCTGCTATGAACAAAAATGTCCAGAATGTGGTAGTACAATGGTTAGAGCAGAATTAGCGAATGAAAATATTAGGGAAAACAATCAGTCTGCTCATACGAGTTCAAATGATAGTATTCCAACTATTAATCAAGAGAAATGTACTGGTTGTGGTCAATGTATAAATACCTGTCCTTTTGATGCTATTTCATTAGTAAATGGAAAGGCTGAAATTGATTCTTCTTTATGTAGAAGTTGTAATAAGTGTATTAGATCCTGTCCGGTTAGAGCTATTACTTCTTAA